In Paenibacillus sp. J23TS9, a single genomic region encodes these proteins:
- the glpX gene encoding class II fructose-bisphosphatase, which translates to MEHHIALELVRITEKAAIDSARWTGRGDKNSADNAATTAIRSKLNSVAIDGTVVIGEGEMDEAPMLYIGEKVGNRLGPKIDIAVDPLEGTETVASGLNNAISVIAAAPEGNLLHAPDIYMEKLAVGPTLAGHLSLNDPIETTLAKASSILNKPFSDMTVSILDRERHREIIAALRAAGVRIKLLSHGDVMGAIEAATESEVDMYIGSGGAPEGVLAAAALKCLGGEMQGRLLPDGIEEVKRCKRMGISDPSQLLSMEDMVGRESVLFVATGVTPGDLLNGVRYLPNQKAETHSVIMHSENQTISFLRTIHKMPIPQEILTEAAM; encoded by the coding sequence ATGGAACATCATATAGCTTTGGAGTTGGTACGTATTACGGAGAAAGCCGCAATCGATTCGGCCCGCTGGACGGGAAGAGGCGATAAGAACAGCGCAGATAACGCAGCAACCACGGCAATCCGGAGTAAATTGAACTCCGTTGCTATAGATGGAACTGTCGTTATTGGAGAGGGTGAAATGGATGAAGCTCCAATGCTGTATATCGGGGAAAAAGTAGGCAATCGCCTTGGTCCTAAAATCGATATCGCGGTAGATCCGCTGGAAGGCACTGAAACGGTGGCTAGCGGGTTAAATAATGCCATTTCGGTTATTGCAGCAGCTCCGGAAGGGAATTTATTGCATGCTCCTGACATCTACATGGAGAAGCTGGCTGTCGGGCCAACGCTTGCCGGTCATTTATCTCTAAACGATCCCATTGAAACGACCCTTGCCAAAGCCTCAAGCATTTTGAATAAGCCTTTTTCGGATATGACAGTATCAATTCTGGATCGGGAACGTCACCGTGAGATCATTGCTGCACTTCGAGCTGCCGGGGTCCGGATCAAGCTCTTAAGTCACGGAGATGTCATGGGTGCCATTGAAGCAGCAACCGAAAGCGAAGTCGATATGTATATTGGCTCTGGAGGCGCTCCTGAAGGTGTTCTTGCCGCTGCAGCCCTGAAATGTCTGGGTGGCGAAATGCAGGGACGCCTGCTGCCGGATGGTATTGAAGAAGTGAAGCGCTGCAAACGAATGGGAATATCTGATCCAAGCCAGCTGCTGAGTATGGAAGACATGGTAGGCCGTGAAAGCGTGCTGTTCGTGGCAACAGGCGTAACTCCTGGGGATCTCCTTAATGGAGTGCGTTACCTGCCGAATCAGAAAGCAGAGACCCATTCCGTTATCATGCATTCTGAGAACCAAACGATCAGCTTCCTGCGGACCATTCATAAAATGCCTATTCCGCAAGAGATTTTAACTGAAGCTGCGATGTAA